A stretch of Henckelia pumila isolate YLH828 chromosome 4, ASM3356847v2, whole genome shotgun sequence DNA encodes these proteins:
- the LOC140862675 gene encoding uncharacterized protein, with the protein MSDALFSDLLTDFGDMLPDNHNLPSSTYDEKKTLSCLSLSHEKIHACSNDCILYRKQYKDCVSCPKCGLSRWKRNKKNIEKKGVPAKVMWYFPPIPRFKRMYKSLEISKNLTWHKETTRVAGQLRHPSDSPCWRLVDHMWPDFESEPRNLRLALAADGINPHSNLSSRYSCWPVMLATYNLPPNMCMKRKFIMLTMLISGPKQPGNDIDVYLDVLVEDLQRLWEGVDGVYDAYRKQFFTLKAVLLWTINDFPAYGNLSGCTTHGYFACPVCGENTYAKHLENGRKMSFFGHRRFLPRFHPYRRQTKEFNGVEEDGDTPTPLSGVTLYDKLSNIKCEFEKKISVKGKKRKKEKENNVEGSTDEKNLGATDFRKCWKKKSIFFNLPYWKHLHVRHCLDVMHIEKNVFESLINTLMNVKGKTKDNVAARLDMLQMGVRPELRPEFGEKKTYLPPSACIHKKREVTSVPVVNGYKSSRRLLIEHEESCVHV; encoded by the coding sequence ATGAGTGATGCTCTATTTTCAGATCTATTAACAGATTTTGGGGATATGCTACCAGATAATCACAATCTGCCATCTTCAACGTATGATGAAAAAAAGACATTGAGTTGTTTGTCGTTGAGCCATGAAAAGATCCATGCTTGTTCCAATGATTGCATCCTTTATAGAAAACAATATAAAGACTGTGTAAGTTGCCCTAAATGTGGCTTGTCGCGTTGGAAGCGAAACAAGAAGAACATTGAGAAAAAAGGTGTTCCTGCCAaggtgatgtggtattttcccCCCATACCAAGATTCAAACGTATGTATAAATCTTTAGAGATCTCAAAAAATTTAACTTGGCATAAAGAAACCACAAGAGTTGCTGGTCAGTTACGTCATCCGTCTGATTCACCATGTTGGAGGTTGGTTGATCATATGTGGCCCGACTTTGAAAGTGAGCCAAGAAATCTTCGCTTAGCACTTGCAGCTGATGGCATTAATCCCCATAGCAACCTTAGTAGTCGGTACAGCTGCTGGCCAGTCATGTTGGCCACATATAATTTGCCTCCAAACATGTGCATGAAGAGGAAATTCATAATGTTAACTATGCTCATTTCTGGACCTAAACAGCCAGGTAACGATATAGATGTCTACCTTGATGTGCTAGTTGAAGATTTGCAACGATTGTGGGAAGGAGTTGATGGTGTCTATGATGCTTATCGAAAACAGTTTTTCACTCTTAAAGCAGTTTTATTATGGACCATCAATGACTTTCCAGCCTATGGTAACCTTAGTGGATGTACTACACATGGTTATTTTGCATGTCCAGTATGTGGAGAAAATACTTATGCAAAGCATTTGGAAAATGGGAGGAAAATGTCATTTTTTGGTCATAGAAGATTCTTACCAAGGTTTCATCCCTATCGGAGGCAGACTAAGGAGTTCAATGGCGTAGAAGAAGATGGAGATACACCTACACCATTATCTGGGGTTACCTTATATGACAAGCTTTCGAACATAAAGTGTGAGTTTGAAAAGAAGATCAGTGTGAAAGGTAAAAAGAGAAAGAAGGAGAAGGAGAATAATGTGGAAGGCAGTACAGATGAAAAGAATTTAGGAGCAACAGATTTCAGAAAATGTTGGAAGAAAAAGTCAATTTTTTTCAATCTTCCTTATTGGAAACACCTGCATGTTAGACATTGTCTCGATGTGATGCATATCGAGAAGAATGTTTTTGAGTCCCTCATTAATACTTTGATGAATGTTAAAGGAAAAACTAAGGACAATGTGGCAGCTAGGTTGGACATGCTTCAAATGGGAGTTAGACCTGAATTGAGACCTGAATTTGGAGAGAAAAAAACATATCTTCCTCCTAGTGCATGCATTCACAAAAAAAGAGAAGTTACAAGTGTGCCAGTCGTTAATGGATATAAAAGTTCCAGAAGGTTACTCATCGAACATGAAGAATCTTGTGTCCATGTCTGA